The following are from one region of the Trichoderma breve strain T069 chromosome 5, whole genome shotgun sequence genome:
- a CDS encoding ankyrin repeats (3 copies) domain-containing protein — MSNPNDYTVGWICAISTEYVAAQAFLDENHERPEYVSPNDNNDYTLASAAIVARDMLHSFPNVRIGLMVGIGGGVPSQKHDIRLGDIVVSVPRDGKGGVFQYDFGKTIQNQSFCTTGFLSQPPTVLLTAISGLQAQYEIDGHQLEEAINNVLEMKPRLVKKYKRPDSRTDRLFKSENTHEACCTTDCAHGVLYSVLQFERGDEEDNPAIHYGLIASANQLMEDALVRDRIAAGMDVLCFETEAAGLMNHFPCLVIRGICDYSDTHKNKEWQGYAAMAAAAYAKDLLCRIPPNKVEAEEKLTELLSRVESKLDRKEDAKILNWLTHIDYGPQQSDNLQRRQPGTGIPGAGKTILTSIVVDDLCKRYPNDTSIGVAYIYCNFQQKGDQTAYDLLASLLKQLAQGQSSLPGGVKDLYDQHKAKKTRPSIDEISKALQSVAATFSRVFIIVDALDECQASNKCRSTLLLEIFNLQAKTKTNFFATSRRIPDIERAFKGYPSLEILASDEDVQKYLDSQMSELPGCALKRPDLQEEIKIKIVKVIDGMFLLAKLHLDSLKNKWTPKAIRTALEALPTGSEVYTETYDAAMDRIKGQTGSRELAIQVLSWITCARRRLTTLELQHALAVEISKPDLDEDNLPEIEDLVSVCAGLVTVDEESNIIRLVHYTTQEYFERTQSHWFPNANVSITTICVTYLSFRVFESGFCPTDDSFNERLRSNHLYNYAARNWGHHARKALTLCQEVMEFLEQQAKIEAASQALMVPPRSSNYSQRVPRRMTALHLVAYFGVEDAARALFRNGVEIDATNTNSQTPLSLAAKNGHSKVVELLLENGAELESEDDRGNTPLLSAIINGHEAVVQLLLEKGAKVQFKDKQGWTPLSLAAENGHEAVVKLLLSKNVDVNSRHEYNWTPLWIAANKGHEGVVKLLLERKEIEVNCCDIDGHTALSKAASGGHETVVKLLLAVDRINPDSKDHCGWTPLMRAAQNGHEAVVKLLLMRNEVNINAKEEGGGLLDLGRGRATNYSPWNDYSSWNSHSSRNYHYSGNYHSSRNYYSLGSYDSLENYHSPGTFHSLGSHNSTRCIPKIYVQGSGRTPLSWAAKNGHETVVKLLLEQGAEVDSKDNGEQTPLSLAAENGHETVVGLLLEKATKHGHEAVVKLLVKKFTAIE, encoded by the exons ATGTCAAACCCTAACGACTACACAGTTGGCTGGATCTGTGCCATAAGCACGGAGTACGTTGCCGCGCAAGCTTTTCTTGACGAAAACCACGAAAGGCCTGAATATGTGTCTCCGAACGATAATAATGATTACACCCTAG CTTCTGCTGCAATTGTAGCTAGAGATATGCTACACAGCTTCCCAAACGTTAGGATCGGCCTGATGGTTGGTATCGGTGGCGGTGTACCAAGCCAAAAGCACGACATTCGTCTCGGCGACATCGTGGTCAGTGTACCTCGAGATGGGAAGGGCGGCGTTTTCCAATATGACTTTGGCAAGACAATACAGAACCAGAGCTTTTGCACAACAGGGTTCTTAAGCCAGCCTCCAACGGTGCTGTTAACAGCAATTAGTGGACTTCAGGCACAATATGAGATCGATGGCCACCAACTTGAAGAGGCGATTAACAACGTACTTGAGATGAAACCGAGATTAGTCAAGAAGTATAAACGCCCGGACTCAAGGACAGACAGACTTTTCAAATCTGAAAACACCCACGAAGCTTGCTGTACCACAGATTGTGCTCACGGTGTATTATACTCGGTATTACAATTTGAGCGaggagacgaggaggacAATCCAGCAATTCACTATGGCCTAATTGCTTCTGCAAACCAGTTAATGGAAGATGCACTAGTTCGAGATCGAATTGCGGCGGGAATGGACGTCCTGTGTTTTGAAACGGAGGCGGCAGGGTTGATGAATCATTTCCCGTGCCTAGTTATCCGGGGCATATGCGATTACTCAGATACGCACAAGAATAAGGAGTGGCAAGGCTATgcagcgatggcagcagctgcatatGCTAAAGACCTTTTATGTCGGATCCCTCCCAATAAGGTTGAAGCTGAGGAGAAGCTTACAGAGCTTCTTTCTCGAG TCGAGTCTAAACTggatagaaaagaagacgccAAAATTCTTAACTGGCTTACACATATTGACTATGGCCCTCAACAGAGTGACAATCTACAGAGGCGGCAACCGGGAACTG GAATTCCAGGAGCCGGGAAAACCATTCTTACATCAATTGTGGTGGACGACCTTTGCAAGAGATACCCTAATGATACCTCAATTGGGGTTGCTTACATCTACTGTAACTTCCAACAGAAAGGCGACCAAACGGCCTACGACCTACTTGCAAGTCTGCTTAAACAACTAGCCCAAGGCCAGTCTTCTCTGCCAGGCGGCGTAAAAGATCTCTATGACCAACACAAAGCTAAGAAAACGCGGCCGTCAATAGACGAAATCTCCAAGGCTCTACAGTCTGTGGCGGCTACATTTTCGAGAGTCTTTATTATCGTTGACGCTCTTGATGAGTGCCAAGCATCAAACAAGTGCCGTTCGACACTACTTTTGGAGATATTTAACCTGCaggcaaaaacaaaaacgaATTTCTTTGCAACTTCACGAAGAATCCCGGACATAGAGAGGGCCTTCAAAGGATATCCTTCTCTTGAAATCCTTGCAAGTGATGAGGATGTGCAGAAATATCTTGATAGTCAAATGTCGGAACTCCCAGGATGTGCCTTAAAGAGGCCAGATCTACAAGAAGAAATTAAGATCAAAATCGTCAAAGTGATTGACGGAAT GTTTCTGCTCGCaaagcttcatcttgattCCCTGAAAAATAAATGGACGCCAAAAGCTATCCGGACAGCTTTAGAAGCCCTCCCCACAGGATCTGAAGTATATACTGAAACGTACGACGCAGCGATGGACCGAATCAAGGGACAGACGGGCTCGAGAGAGCTTGCAATACAGGTCCTATCTTGGATCACCTGTGCAAGAAGACGACTGACTACATTAGAGCTTCAGCATGCACTTGCTGTAGAAATAAGCAAACCCGACTTGGACGAAGATAATCTCCCAGAGATTGAAGACCTAGTCTCTGTATGCGCGGGATTAGTTactgttgatgaagagagtaATATCATCCGCTTAGTCCATTATACAACTCAGGAATACTTTGAGCGGACTCAAAGCCATTGGTTCCCGAATGCAAACGTCAGCATTACCACAATCTGCGTTACCTACCTGTCATTCCGTGTCTTCGAGAGTGGGTTTTGTCCAACGGACGACAGCTTCAATGAGAGATTGCGATCGAATCATCTCTATAACTACGCAGCACGCAACTGGGGACACCATGCTCGCAAGGCTTTGACATTATGCCAGGAAGTCATGGAGTTCCTAGAGCAGCAGGCAAAGATAGAAGCAGCGAGTCAAGCGCTAATGGTGCCCCCACGAAGCTCAAATTACAGTCAACGAGTACCAAGGCGTATGACAGCTCTTCACCTAGTGGCATACTTTGGAGTTGAGGACGCGGCTAGGGCACTCTTTCGAAATGGGGTAGAAATTGATGCCACGAACACTAACAGTCAGACACCATTGTCCTTGGCGGCAAAGAACGGCCACTCGAAAGTGGTAGAGCTGCTACTCGAGAATGGTGCTGAGCTAGAGTCTGAGGATGACAGGGGTAATACGCCATTATTATCAGCAATAATAAACGGGCACGAAGCAGTAGTACAACTGCTACTTGAGAAAGGCGCCAAAGTACAGTTTAAGGACAAGCAGGGTTGGACGCCGTTGTCTTTGGCAGCAGAGAATGGGCACGAGGCAGTGGTGAAGCTGCTACTTTCGAAGAATGTCGACGTAAACTCGAGACACGAATACAATTGGACGCCATTGTGGATTGCTGCGAACAAGGGCCACGAGGGAGTTGTGAAGCTACTGCTCGAACGGAAGGAAATTGAGGTGAATTGCTGTGATATAGATGGACATACAGCATTGTCGAAAGCCGCATCAGGTGGACATGAGACAGTGGTGAAGTTGCTGCTAGCGGTGGACAGAATCAATCCAGACTCCAAGGACCATTGTGGGTGGACACCGCTGATGCGAGCTGCGCAAAACGGACACGAGGCTGTGGTAAAGCTGCTCCTTATGAGGAACGAGGTCAACATAAAcgccaaggaggagggcggAGGACTACTTGACTTGGGAAGGGGCAGAGCAACGAATTACTCTCCATGGAACGACTACTCTTCATGGAACAGTCATTCTTCGAGGAATTATCATTATTCGGGAAACTATCATTCTTCAAGGAACTACTATTCTTTAGGGAGCTATGACTCTCTTGAGAACTATCATTCTCCGGGCACTTTTCATTCTCTAGGAAGCCATAACTCAACTCGTTGTATCCCGAAAATATACGTCCAAGGAAGCGGCCGGACACCGCTATCATGGGCGGCAAAGAATGGGCACGAGACAGTAGTAAAACTGCTACTTGAGCAGGGTGCCGAGGTAGATTCGAAAGATAACGGCGAACAGACGCCGCTGTCCTTAGCGGCAGAGAACGGACATGAAACAGTAGTAGGACTACTACTTGAGAAAG CAACCAAACACGGGCATGAAGCAGTTGTAAAGCTACTGGTCAAAAAGTTCACTGCAATTGAATGA
- a CDS encoding glycosyl hydrolase family 7 domain-containing protein has translation MALSGPFPLATAALVAFIAQIVAGQQPGTSTPEVHPKLTTYKCTKSGGCVAQDTSVVLDWNYRWMHDKNFNSCTVNGGVNTTLCPDEATCGANCFIEGVDYAASGVTVSGNSLTMNQYMPSSSGGYSSVSPRLYLLGSDGDYELLQLNGQELSFDVDLSTLPCGENGALYLSEMAANGGANQYNTAGANYGSGYCDAQCPVQTWKNGTLNTNHSGYCCNEMDILEANSRANAFTPHSCTATACDASGCGFNPYANGFQRYWGPGFTLDTSKVFTIITQFNTDNGLPSGNLVSITRKYRQNGVEVPSAQSGGDTISSCSSASAYGGLTTMGRALANGMVLVFSIWNDNGGNMNWLDSGNAGPCSSTEGNPSNIVANNPGTHVIFSNIRWGDIGSTTGSTGGNPPPSTSRTSTTPPPSTTLRTSTSSRTTTSSAAGCTQTHWGQCGGNGYTGCKICTAGTTCQYSNDYYSQCL, from the exons ATGGCTCTCTCTGGTCCCTTCCCGCTAGCTACGGCTGCCCTTGTTGCATTTATTGCCCAGATTGTTGCTGGTCAGCAACCTGGAACCAGCACTCCCGAGGTCCATCCCAAGTTAACGACCTACAAGTGCACAAAATCTGGAGGATGTGTGGCTCAGGACACCTCAGTCGTCCTTGACTGGAACTATCGCTGGATGCACGACAAGAACTTCAACTCGTGCACTGTCAACGGCGGAGTAAATACCACTCTTTGCCCTGACGAAGCGACTTGTGGTGCCAACTGCTTCATCGAGGGTGTTGACTACGCTGCCTCTGGTGTCACGGTCTCAGGTAATTCTCTCACCATGAATCAGTACATGCCCAGCAGCTCTGGCGGATATAGCAGTGTATCTCCGCGACTCTATCTCCTTGGATCTGATGGAGACTATGAGTTGCTTCAGCTGAATGGTCAGGAGCTGAGCTTCGATGTCGACCTCTCAACTCTGCCCTGTGGAGAGAATGGCGCCCTTTACCTCTCCGAAATGGCTGCAAATGGTGGTGCCAACCAGTACAACACAGCTGGCGCCAACTACGGAAGCGGTTATTGTGATGCCCAGTGCCCCGTCCAGACCTGGAAGAATGGTACCCTCAACACTAACCATTCAGGCTACTGTTGCAACGAGATGGATATCCTTGAAGCCAACTCGAGAGCCAATGCATTCACTCCTCACTCTTGCACGGCCACTGCTTGCGATGCTAGCGGTTGCGGCTTCAACCCCTACGCAAACGGATTCCAACG CTACTGGGGCCCTGGGTTCACGCTTGATACCTCCAAGGTCTTCACCATCATTACACAGTTCAACACAGACAATGGTTTGCCTTCCGGTAACCTTGTGAGCATTACACGCAAGTATAGACAGAATGGCGTTGAAGTCCCGAGTGCTCAATCTGGTGGCGACActatttcttcttgttcgtcTGCTTCAGCCTACGGTGGTCTCACAACCATGGGCAGGGCTCTGGCAAACGGCATGGTCTTGGTATTCAGCATCTGGAACGATAACGGTGGAAACATGAACTGGCTGGATAGCGGCAATGCCGGTCCCTGCAGCAGCACGGAGGGCAACCCGTCCAACATTGTCGCCAACAACCCGGGCACTCatgtcatcttctccaacatCCGATGGGGAGATATTGGTTCAACCACTGGCTCAACCGGCGGTAACCCTCCTCCCAGCACATCTAGAACCTCCACCACGCCTCCTCCCAGCACGACCCTGAGAACTTCCACTTCAAGCAGGACGACTACCTCGAGTGCTGCAGGCTGCACTCAAACCCATTGGGGCCAGTGTGGCGGTAACGGATATACCGGCTGCAAGATTTGCACAGCAGGCACAACTTGCCAGTATAGCAACGATT ACTACTCGCAATGCCTATAG
- a CDS encoding DJ-1/PfpI family domain-containing protein yields MSPRILFVLTSAAKMNNGAPTGWYLPEFARPYFHLIGPDEANPRAEIVVASPAGGLAPIDEVSVKNFKDDASVKFYETKKHLWEKTVALKDLQGKASEFDAIFYPGGHGPMFDLVNDKESIKLIEDFYNAGKVVAAVCHGPIVFVNAVVDGKPLLSGRTATGFSNAEEDAIKLTEFMPALLEDEIKRVGGKYVKADDLWKEHVVVDGRIITGQNPNSALGVGAAIAKALGLDSA; encoded by the exons ATGTCTCCCAGAATTCTCTTCGTTCTCACTAGCGCTGCTAAGATGAACAATGGCGCACCCACTGGGTGGTACTTG CCTGAGTTTGCCCGACCCTACTTCCACTTGATTGGTCCGGATGAGGCAAACCCCAGGGCTGAAATCGTCGTGGCTTCCCCTGCCGGTGGCCTGGCTCCCATTGACGAAGTCTCAGTGAAGAACTTCAAGGACGATGCTTCAGTCAAGTTCTACGAAACCAAGAAGCATCTTTGGGAGAAAACCGTAGCCCTCAAGGATCTTCAGGGAAAGGCATCTGAGTTTGATGCCATTTTCTACCCTGGTGGCCACGGCCCTATGTTCGACCTTGTTAACGACAAGGAGTCCATCAAGCTGATTGAGGACTTCTACAATGCTGGCAAAGTTGTTGCGGCCGTCTGCCATGGCCCCATCGTTTTCGTGAATGCCGTTGTCGACGGAAAGCCGCTCCTTAGTGGCCGCACCGCTACTGGCTTCAGCAacgcagaagaagatgccatcaagctgACTGAGTTCATGCCTGCTCTGTTGGAGGACGAGATCAAGCGCGTGGGTGGCAAATATGTCAAGGCAGACGACCTTTGGAAGGAGCACGTCGTCGTTGATGGTCGCATCATCACTGGCCAGAACCCCAACTCTGCCCTGGGTGTtggcgctgccattgccaaggcaCTTG GTCTTGACTCTGCTTAA
- a CDS encoding ankyrin repeats (3 copies) domain-containing protein encodes MKNKLKAAAEPFLKYVANRDAKIAGELSHQDCSHDKRFLASIKFKLQNGLNIGLRQEQDGLLLTLAIHQGFLESLQYLIEGGVDINQPYLLLSPLMHAAQFGKLECARILLDKGADKDWRDEKDDTAIIKAATAKQFEMVEFLLDEGADLMGGKYYRTNLARLCVESPQCLRKVLKRLPGAIQMKDESKITAIHNAAILCQFEAVKILTEFGANVNIMGPDKITPLMDAARNGSQEIVQYLLEKGVDVNHQDLRKSSALHEAETAGMIDILVKGGAKVNAVDVDSNTALHRRVNAREPNLLAIKKLVEAGADVNAKDNSGRTPLMRLSSVKESSVIPITIYLRSKGARS; translated from the coding sequence ATGAAGAACAAACTTAAAGCAGCGGCTGAACCGTTCCTTAAATACGTCGCAAATAGAGACGCCAAGATAGCTGGAGAATTGAGTCACCAAGACTGTTCTCATGATAAACGCTTTCTTGCCTCTATAAAATTCAAACTCCAAAACGGTCTGAACATAGGACTCcgacaagaacaagatggcCTTTTATTGACATTGGCAATACACCAGGGATTCTTGGAATCTCTCCAGTACCTAATCGAAGGCGGCGTCGATATTAACCAGCCATATCTCCTTCTATCTCCCCTTATGCACGCTGCACAATTCGGAAAGCTAGAATGTGCTCGCATTTTGCTGGATAAAGGGGCAGATAAAGATTGGAGAGATGAAAAAGACGATACAGCTATTATCAAGGCTGCAACTGCAAAACAATTCGAGATGGTAGAGTTTTTGCTAGATGAGGGGGCAGATCTTATGGGAGGAAAATATTATCGGACGAATTTAGCACGCCTATGTGTTGAATCTCCTCAGTGCCTGCGGAAGGTGTTAAAGCGCTTACCCGGTGCGATACAAATGAAGGACGAGTCTAAGATCACTGCAATACACAATGCTGCCATTCTATGCCAATTTGAGGCCGTCAAGATACTTACGGAATTTGGCGCAAATGTTAACATCATGGGGCCGGATAAGATCACACCGCTCATGGATGCTGCGCGTAATGGAAGTCAGGAGATTGTGCAGTATCTTCTCGAGAAGGGTGTTGATGTTAACCACCAAGACCTCCGAAAATCGTCAGCTCTGCACGAGGCTGAGACGGCGGGAATGATCGATATTCTCGTCAAGGGAGGCGCAAAAGTCAACGCGGTAGATGTTGATAGCAACActgctcttcatcgtcgcGTTAATGCACGTGAGCCCAACCTACTTGCTATCAAAAAACTGGTTGAAGCCGGGGCAGACGTAAACGCCAAGGACAATAGCGGACGTACACCGCTTATGCGCCTATCTTCTGTGAAAGAAAGCAGCGTCATCCCCATTACCATATATCTGCGTTCCAAAGGGGCTCGATCCTAA